TTGATGGGATTTCCTCACGTCGAGTCCTAATTCCTCTGCAAGCTTGAGTATTGTATGGCTTTCAAGATCATTTTCAGGACAGATTACTGAAACAGTGTGGTAGGAAATATGGTTCATGTAAAAGTTCCATTGCGTTGGATATTTTTTGTAATTCTTAGCATTATGGCTGAATTATCAAATTAATGCATTAGAAAATTGAAAACTTTTACCAGAGAAGCTCCACCATTGTTAAGAATTGTTACCGACCTGTCTTATGTTGGTTCTGATAGGGGGGGGACCAGCGACAATGCGGAAAAGGTAGTAATTTCAAGGATACTCTGCAACTGCAGAAAAAAATTAGAGGAACAGCTGATTTCGGTGTGTCTCAATCCTCTTCCTTAGCGAGGATACTCTGCAACACAAAAAGAAGTGATTAGGAGAAATTTTAAAAAGTCTCAATCCTCTTCCTTAGCGAGGATACTCTGCAACTCAACAAAAAATCCACCGACCGGCTGGAGATCTCCGTCTCAATCCTCTTCCTTAGCGAGGATACTCTGCAACCTTGACCAGGGCGGCGACATCACGCTGCTCTGGTCTCAATCCTCTTCCTTAGCGAGGATACTCTGCAACTGCACCCGGTTCCAATTTCGTTGCGAAATCAGTATAATATACTGTTTTATTTTTGACACTATTTTTCTGGAAAAAATTAACCAGATAAATGAACGGTTTTTTGGAAAATCCTGTTTTGCGGAATAAACTGACAAGTTCTATGATAACAGTATATTACATATGTGTATCAGGGAAAAACCGTGCCTGTTGTGTGCATAAGTCTATAAGTGCGAAAAAAATAACCGAATAAATAGTATTCTCAATGGGTTATACTGTGTTCCCAGCGGTTTTTTTAAAGACGTTATCTTTTCCGACCGATTTGCGGCTTTTGTAGGAAAAATTTACTCTATATATAGAGAATTGAGGGAAAAATAATTCTTCATCATGCATCGTCGAAATGGAGACGCTGTTACAATTCTTCCAGAGAGTCAACGAGACGGAACCCGACATCCTTCTATGGCAACAGGTGCAGACAGATCATTCGTTGTGGTGTTGTGGCTAAAATATGATCTGTAATGGTCTTTTTGGTGTTTTAATAATCAATATATTGACAATAACATCCATTCTGCTATACTTGATACATGCTGCCAAATCTCCTTACACCCAATGAAATGCAGGCGCAGTTGGCCCGGCGTTGCAAAACCCTGCGCCTTACCGCCGGTTATAAACGGGCCACCCTGGCCAACCGCTCCGGGGTCAGCGAAGGATCGTTAAAACGTTTTGAGGATATTGGTGAAATCTCACTGAAAAACCTCTTGCGCCTTGCCCATGCCCTTGGACGTCTTCCGGAATTTGCTCCCCTTTTTCAACCACCCGAGGCCGAAAGCCTTGCCGAATTAAAATCAACCGCAGAAAAACCGGTGCCGAAACGAGGCAGGATCTGATAATGGCAACCGGATACCGTGAAATAGAGGTATTTTTTACTCAAAGCCCGAAATTATCTTCACCGGTGGGGATGTTAGCCGAAAAAGACGGCTCGATCTTTTTCGAATATGATCAGCAATGGCTTACCCGCGGGCTGGAGTTATCCCCTTTTACCCTGCCGCTGCAAGCTGGGCTTATCCGGCACCGGGATTTTCGATTCGGACCTGTTTTCGGCCTGTTTGATGATTCCCTGCCGGATGGGTGGGGGCTGCTGCTGATGGATCGTTTTTTTCGCAGCCGGGGGTTGATCCGCTCACGGTTTCCATACTTGACAGGCTGCTTTATCTTGGCAGCAGAACCATGGGTGCGCTTACGTATCATCCTGCGGATCACAGAGAAAATGATACCTGGTTCCCCGGGTTGAATAATCTTGCAGAAGAAGCAAGGCAGGTGTATGCCGGAAAATCTGAAGATATCCTCCCGCAACTTATACGGGCAGGCGGCAGCCCCGGCGGCGCCAGGCCCAAGGTTCTTGTCGGGTATCATCCTGATACCGGGGAAATGGTATCAGGAGAAGGGGAAATTCCTCCCGGCTTTGAGCATTGGATTGTCAAGTTTTCAGCCCGTGAAGATTTTGATGATCCTGGCCCTGTGGAATACGCCTATGCCGAAATGGCAGGGGCCGCAGGCATTGCAATGGAAGAGAGCCGGCTTTTTACTGTTGGTGACAATGACCATTTCTTCGGGGTGAAACGCTTTGACCGGCAGCCGGGGAATAACCGGCGTCATATCCATACGCGTCATATCCATACATTTGGCAATCTTGTTCATGCGGATTTCCGTGTGCCGGGGAGTGATTATGCCGATCTTTTTAAGGCCACCAGCCTGTTGACCCGTAACTACCAGGATCTTGAACGTGTATATCGACTGATGGTCTTCAATGTTCTGGCCCATAACCGTGATGATCATGTGAAAAATTTTTCGTTTCTGCTCGATGATACAACAGGTGAATGGTCGTTTGCGCCGGCCTATGACCTGACCTTTGCCAGGGGGCCGGGAGGAGAACATACAACCACGGTTCTTGGTGAAGGGCTGCGACCGGAAAAAGATCGGATGCTGCAACTGGCAGAACAATCAGGTATCGCCCCCAGGCGATCATCTGCCATTTTCAGGGAAGTGGCAGAGGCTGTTGCCGGATGGCCTGAATTTGCAGGTCGCGCAGGGGTGGCGAAGGCAACAATCAAAGAGATTACATCGTTTCTTTGAGCCGGATTGGTCGGTGACTGGGCAATTCTTCGTTGACCGGCAGTCCGTATTCTCCCACCGCAGCCAATGAGCGGTGAAATTCTATAAACTCCTGTCAGAAACTTTCCACTGATCTTCCTGAGATACAACTCAAAAACATCAAAATACCTAACTGTCAGTCAGCGGTCAGTGACTGAATAACTCTATGCAATCCTGTGCATTGCCATAAGCAGAGGATTCTCACCATTTTTTCAAGACCAGTCTCAATCCTCTTCTTTAGCGAGGATACTCTGCAACTTTGTAATGGATACGGAAACAACTGACCTTGAAGAGTCTCAATCCTCTTCTTTAGCGAGGATACTCTGCAACGGGCTATAAAGGTAGTGTTGCTGTAGCTCATGGGTCTCAATCCTCTTCTTTAGTGAGGATACTCTGCAACGTAAAACAGAGCCTAGTCATACTACGCATACGTCTCAATCCTCTTCTTTAGCGAGGATACTCTGCAACATAAAGAAAAAAGATTATCTCCTGTTAATAGAATGTCTCAATCCTCTTCTTTAGCGAGGATACTCTGCAACAGCATTTAACAAATTAGGAAATGTAATGAGCAAACTGTCTCAATCCTCTTCTTTAGCGAGGATACTCTGCAACAAAATACCGTCTGAATATGCAGCCACTTCAGGGTCTCAATCCTCTTCTTTAGCGAGGATACTCTGCAACTCCGGCAGTGCCACTAATTGGCAACTGGTCAGTCGGTCTCAATCCTCTTCTTTAGCGAGGATACTCTGCAACCAAATCAAAAACTGCGAAGGAGGCGTGTGCATAGCTGTCTCAATCCTCTTCTTTAGCGAGGATACTCTGCAACGGAAGAAAAGATGGTTGACATCATTAAAGACAATGTCTCAATCCTCTTCTTTAGCGAGGATACTCTGCAACCCAGCGCTGGAACGATATATAATCAGGTTAGGTGTGGTCTCAATCCTCTTCTTTAGCGAGGATACTCTGCAACACACTCAGATTAGGGGTGATGTGGCGGCTAACATTGGTCTCAATCCTCTTCTTTAGCGAGGATACTCTGCAACATCAATAACAATTAACAGTACGGCTTACACAAACTCGTCTCAATCCTCTTCTTTAGCGAGGATACTCTGCAACATAACGGAGTGCAGATAGAGGTAGACAACTGTACGTCTCAATCCTCTTCTTTAGCGAGGATACTCTGCAACTGCACCGGGTTCCAATTCACCTGTAAAATCAGTATAATATACTGTGTTCTTTTTGACACTAATTTTCTGGAAAAAATTAACCAGATAAATGAACGGTTTTTTTAAAAATCCTGTTTTGCGAAATAATCTGAAATATTGCATGATAACAGGATATTACATATTTATATCAGTGAAAAACCGTGCCTATTGTGTGTATAAGTTCATAAGTGTGGAAAAAATAACCTGATAAATCGTATTATCAATTGGTTACGCTATATTGGCGACGGTTTTATGGCTTTCTATTTTCTGGTTACCTGTGAAACACAGCCACAATAAATCACCCGCCGGCAAAGTCCGGAAGGAATTACATACCGGGGATACGCGGTATTTTCCCCAGTTTGGAATTTCGGCAATACCAGCCCCATCCTTTTTTCAACCAGTGGCCGACAATCGGCAGAGGGATTATCCTGCCAACCTTATTGTTTCTGTAAACAAAGGCGGCTCCATTTCCTGTATCCATGACGCACAGGATATTCAGGTGTTTTTTATAACTGTATTGCGCGTCAATATCCCTGGTCTTGATGACTATATTTCGAGCTGTGTTTTTAGCCATCGCCTCAGCAACATGCCCCTGTTTGGCCCTCCACTCTGGTCCCAGAAGAGAGGCGGAGTCACCTATGGCATAGAGGCCGTCAAACCCTTCAATTTC
The DNA window shown above is from Desulfomarina profundi and carries:
- a CDS encoding type II toxin-antitoxin system HipA family toxin; this encodes MGALTYHPADHRENDTWFPGLNNLAEEARQVYAGKSEDILPQLIRAGGSPGGARPKVLVGYHPDTGEMVSGEGEIPPGFEHWIVKFSAREDFDDPGPVEYAYAEMAGAAGIAMEESRLFTVGDNDHFFGVKRFDRQPGNNRRHIHTRHIHTFGNLVHADFRVPGSDYADLFKATSLLTRNYQDLERVYRLMVFNVLAHNRDDHVKNFSFLLDDTTGEWSFAPAYDLTFARGPGGEHTTTVLGEGLRPEKDRMLQLAEQSGIAPRRSSAIFREVAEAVAGWPEFAGRAGVAKATIKEITSFL
- a CDS encoding helix-turn-helix domain-containing protein, whose protein sequence is MLPNLLTPNEMQAQLARRCKTLRLTAGYKRATLANRSGVSEGSLKRFEDIGEISLKNLLRLAHALGRLPEFAPLFQPPEAESLAELKSTAEKPVPKRGRI
- a CDS encoding HipA N-terminal domain-containing protein, whose product is MATGYREIEVFFTQSPKLSSPVGMLAEKDGSIFFEYDQQWLTRGLELSPFTLPLQAGLIRHRDFRFGPVFGLFDDSLPDGWGLLLMDRFFRSRGLIRSRFPYLTGCFILAAEPWVRLRIILRITEKMIPGSPG